A portion of the Toxotes jaculatrix isolate fToxJac2 chromosome 16, fToxJac2.pri, whole genome shotgun sequence genome contains these proteins:
- the srek1 gene encoding splicing regulatory glutamine/lysine-rich protein 1 isoform X1, whose translation MSGIPGTAVVQVTNLSSAVSSEQMRTLFGFLGDIEELRLYPPDNAPLSFSSKVCYIKYRDSSSVGVAQHLTNTVFIDRALIVVPCAEGKIPEEAKALSLLAPATPLPSLIPGGGLLPIPAPSPLQNLNLPLVNRVSAGLDPTASVLSQPPLMGNVDPSKIDEIRRTVYVGNLNSQTTTAEQLLEFFKQVGDVKFVRMAGDETQPTRFAFVEFVEQESVARALTFNGVMFGDRPLKVNHSNNAIVKPPELTPQAAAKELESVMKRVREAQSTIAAAIEPETKRRSSSRSRRSRRSRSRSRSHSHSRTRRKRSRSRHRPSQKLWPRSNSHGSRTSHRRRSRSRDRRHSRSRSRGHKRRSKDRSKSPRRKAKSPTPKRGKKDKRRERSRDRKERSTSRKRSRKDEDRIKSKAKPVKVERGYDREEKEVYESDREDSATPSEDMTPSPCVQHNGSYKTHNEEAK comes from the exons ATGAGCGGGATACCAGGCACCGCTGTCGTCCAGGTCACCAACCTGTCCTCGGCCGTGAGCAGCGAGCAGATGCGCACTCTGTTCGGTTTCCTGGGAGACATCGAGGAGCTGCGGCTTTACCCGCCCGA caatgcccctctgtctttctcgTCCAAAGTGTGCTATATAAAGTACCGAGACTCTTCCAGTGTTGGTGTGGCGCAACATCTCACcaacactgtttttattgacAGAGCTTTGATAGTAGTGCCATGTGCGGAAG GGAAAATCCCAGAGGAGGCCAAGGCCTTGTCACTTTTGGCACCTGCCACTCCACTACCCAGTCTGATTCCTGGCGGAGGACTGCTACCAATTCCTGCTCCATCTCCACTTCAGAAT CTGAACCTTCCGTTAGTGAACCGGGTCTCAGCCGGTCTCGACCCCACGGCATCAGTGCTCTCCCAGCCCCCGCTCATGGGAAACGTGGATCCGTCAAAAATCGATGAAATCAGGAGGACCGTCTACGTCGGCAACTTAAACTCACAG ACCAccactgcagagcagctgctggagtTCTTCAAGCAGGTGGGAGACGTGAAGTTCGTGCGGATGGCTGGAGACGAGACGCAGCCGACACGCTTCGCCTTTGTGGAGTTCGTTGAGCAGGAGTCTGTTGCCAGAGCCCTGACCTTCAATGGAGTCATGTTTGGGGACAGACCTTTAaa GGTTAATCATTCCAATAATGCCATAGTAAAACCCCCGGAGCTGACGCCACAAGCTGCTGCTAAGGAGCTAGAAAGTGTGATGAAGAGGGTGAGGGAGGCCCAGTCCACCATTGCTGCTGCCATAGAACCAG agacaaagaggcGATCCTCCAGTCGGTCTAGACGGTCACGCCGATCACGCTCGCGGTCACGATCCCATTCACACTCAAGAACGCGAAGGAAAAGGTCCCGGTCGAGACACAG ACCCTCACAGAAGTTGTGGCCCAGGAGCAACTCCCACGGTTCCCGAACCAGCCACAGGAGGCGGTCCCGCTCCAGAGACAGGAGACACAGTCGGAGTCGCTCGAG GGGCCACAAGAGGAGGAGTAAGGATCGATCCAAGAGCCCTCGGAGGAAAGCCAAATCACCCACTCCGAAAAG GGGTAAGAAAGACAAGAGGAGGGAGCGCAGCAGGGACCGAAAGGAGCGCTCCACATCCAGGAAGAGGAGCCGCAAAGACGAGGACAGGATAAAGAGCAAGGCCAAGCCAGTGAAG GTGGAAAGGGGCTACgacagggaggaaaaggaagtCTACGAAAGTGACAGGGAAGACTCAGCCACGCCCAGCGAGGACATGACGCCATCGCCCTGCGTCCAGCACAACGGCAGCTACAAGACTCACAACGAGGAGGCCAAGTGA
- the srek1 gene encoding splicing regulatory glutamine/lysine-rich protein 1 isoform X2, with the protein MVHDQYVSSTGKIPEEAKALSLLAPATPLPSLIPGGGLLPIPAPSPLQNLNLPLVNRVSAGLDPTASVLSQPPLMGNVDPSKIDEIRRTVYVGNLNSQTTTAEQLLEFFKQVGDVKFVRMAGDETQPTRFAFVEFVEQESVARALTFNGVMFGDRPLKVNHSNNAIVKPPELTPQAAAKELESVMKRVREAQSTIAAAIEPETKRRSSSRSRRSRRSRSRSRSHSHSRTRRKRSRSRHRPSQKLWPRSNSHGSRTSHRRRSRSRDRRHSRSRSRGHKRRSKDRSKSPRRKAKSPTPKRGKKDKRRERSRDRKERSTSRKRSRKDEDRIKSKAKPVKVERGYDREEKEVYESDREDSATPSEDMTPSPCVQHNGSYKTHNEEAK; encoded by the exons ATGGTTCATGACCAATATGTTTCCAGTACAG GGAAAATCCCAGAGGAGGCCAAGGCCTTGTCACTTTTGGCACCTGCCACTCCACTACCCAGTCTGATTCCTGGCGGAGGACTGCTACCAATTCCTGCTCCATCTCCACTTCAGAAT CTGAACCTTCCGTTAGTGAACCGGGTCTCAGCCGGTCTCGACCCCACGGCATCAGTGCTCTCCCAGCCCCCGCTCATGGGAAACGTGGATCCGTCAAAAATCGATGAAATCAGGAGGACCGTCTACGTCGGCAACTTAAACTCACAG ACCAccactgcagagcagctgctggagtTCTTCAAGCAGGTGGGAGACGTGAAGTTCGTGCGGATGGCTGGAGACGAGACGCAGCCGACACGCTTCGCCTTTGTGGAGTTCGTTGAGCAGGAGTCTGTTGCCAGAGCCCTGACCTTCAATGGAGTCATGTTTGGGGACAGACCTTTAaa GGTTAATCATTCCAATAATGCCATAGTAAAACCCCCGGAGCTGACGCCACAAGCTGCTGCTAAGGAGCTAGAAAGTGTGATGAAGAGGGTGAGGGAGGCCCAGTCCACCATTGCTGCTGCCATAGAACCAG agacaaagaggcGATCCTCCAGTCGGTCTAGACGGTCACGCCGATCACGCTCGCGGTCACGATCCCATTCACACTCAAGAACGCGAAGGAAAAGGTCCCGGTCGAGACACAG ACCCTCACAGAAGTTGTGGCCCAGGAGCAACTCCCACGGTTCCCGAACCAGCCACAGGAGGCGGTCCCGCTCCAGAGACAGGAGACACAGTCGGAGTCGCTCGAG GGGCCACAAGAGGAGGAGTAAGGATCGATCCAAGAGCCCTCGGAGGAAAGCCAAATCACCCACTCCGAAAAG GGGTAAGAAAGACAAGAGGAGGGAGCGCAGCAGGGACCGAAAGGAGCGCTCCACATCCAGGAAGAGGAGCCGCAAAGACGAGGACAGGATAAAGAGCAAGGCCAAGCCAGTGAAG GTGGAAAGGGGCTACgacagggaggaaaaggaagtCTACGAAAGTGACAGGGAAGACTCAGCCACGCCCAGCGAGGACATGACGCCATCGCCCTGCGTCCAGCACAACGGCAGCTACAAGACTCACAACGAGGAGGCCAAGTGA
- the LOC121195218 gene encoding interleukin-31 receptor subunit alpha translates to MVGRGFQFDFSHFKCTSWASHAHLFILGLILANYTSLCSRVQRRPENCWQKDVFSKYQHCGLHPDGVKYLDCFGKYKDPGTKDCVWTPGNHTSVKTYTLIIQQVERNYCKAYINITELSTTIKLYEKFNMTVEVFENSESTDCTKAVFRGSPASLLRCGPPHRVSFSRQSGKLDMNVSWKSDDIRAIKHYSVRYKALGSQLWSQPPVQSQDGERCTVEDLQASLVYVVQIQCVTNNKCSQCLWSETYTVPPELTAQPAIVNSEETDVAGKKGRRLISLTWTFPAKELYDGYCVTIGKASGEAPCERLNTTQPEIRLILSYSAYHIHISAVNNVSNSPAVSQTIPQREDVSSVADGKVNITVHSNTSFTVYWKDDLIKTYVCYSVEWRKKAHEAVSMSFHQNTHNYRTLSPLPEPLEPYKRYSITLHTRPNKDTCNMKYVNDSESTYGTTQFYFTEGSPVSAPNISSYNVTLNSVVLQWLSIPEEDIRGFLLGYIIYYTEYQHGGTNTEGNITVDPESDTYELGDLQEGTAYQVQISAFTQAGAGVRSTACIFTTNRQGYFDANLSGVIIILAVVAAVLMFGSPIIKRAKVILWPSIPNPGKSNAMQNIEGPCEMELLECFSTLKVEEWDTNSLQIVEKEAVVLPSILPLVLPLLHNSEDEGDSPEMTCNWIHGDTEDATGDVLPDDTTETIANGTQTNFQSSPFAFTSEYTTMEMFHQAMPQGISANTAITEATEGDPEDTQMTETKSEQDYVGQFGTSPILVSEEMSMIL, encoded by the exons ATGGTTGGTCGTggatttcagtttgatttttcaCACTTCAAATGTACGTCCTGGGCAAGCCATGCACATCTTTTCATCCTTG GTCTGATTCTTGCTAACTACACTTCACTCTGCTCTCGTGTTCAACGACGTCCAG AGAACTGCTGGCAAAAGGATGTTTTTTCCAAATATCAGCACTGTGGGCTTCACCCAG ATGGAGTCAAGTATTTAGACTGTTTCGGTAAATACAAAGATCCTGGTACAAAAGACTGTGTGTGGACACCTGGAAACCACACATCAGTTAAGACGTACACACTCATCATACAACAAGT AGAAAGGAATTATTGCAAAGCCTACATCAACATCACTGAGCTCTCAACCACCATCAAGTTATATGAAAAATTCAACATGACTGTTGAGGTTTTCGAAAACAGCGAGTCAACTGATTGCACAAAAGCAGTTTTCAGGGGTTCACCAGCGAGCCTGC tgcGATGTGGTCCTCCGCATCGTGTGTCCTTCAGCCGCCAGTCTGGAAAACTAGATATGAATGTGAGCTGGAAATCGGACGACATAAGAGCCATCAAGCATTACTCTGTGAGATATAAGGCACTGGGCAGCCAGTTATGGAGCCAG CCACCAGTGCAATCccaagatggagagagatgcaCAGTGGAGGATCTGCAGGCTTCACTCGTCTATGTTGTACAGATACAGTGTGTCACTAATAATAAATGCTCACAGTGCCTGTGGAGTGAAACCTACACTGTCCCACCAG AACTGACAGCACAGCCTGCCATTGTGAACAGCGAAGAAACTGACGTCGCAGGGAAAAAAGGCCGCAGGCTGATCTCTCTGACCTGGACg TTTCCTGCCAAAGAGCTGTATGATGGCTACTGTGTGACCATTGGTAAGGCATCAGGAGAGGCTCCGTGTGAGCGGCTGAACACCACTCAGCCTGAGATCAGACTGATTCTCTCCTATTCAGCTtatcacatccacatcagcgcTGTCAACAACGTCAGCAACTCACCAGCTGTGAGCCAGACAATACCACAGCGAGAGGATGTTTCCA GCGTCGCAGACGGGAAAGTGAACATTACAGTCCACAGCAACACATCTTTCACTGTCTACTGGAAAGATGACCTCATCAAAACCTACGTCTGCTACTCTGTGGAGTGGAGGAAAAAGGCGCATGAAGCAGTGTCCATGTCCTTCcaccagaacacacacaactacaggACCTTATCTCCTTTACCAG AACCTTTGGAGCCTTACAAGAGATACAGCATCACTCTGCACACACGGCCAAACAAAGACACGTGCAATATGAAGTATGTCAACGACAGTGAGAGCACCTATGGGACCACCCAGTTCTATTTCACTGAAGGAT CTCCCGTGAGCGCCCCCAACATCAGCAGCTACAACGTGACGCTGAATTCAGTGGTGCTGCAGTGGCTGTCCATCCCGGAGGAGGACATCAGAGGTTTCCTCCTGGGCTACATAATCTACTACACCGAGTACCAACACGGGGGGACAAACACAGAGGGGA ATATCACAGTGGATCCAGAGTCTGACACCTATGAACTGGGGGATCTCCAGGAGGGCACAGCATACCAGGTCCAGATATCAGCTTTCACTCAGGCTGGAGCAGGAGTGCGAAGCACAGCCTGCATCTTTACAACAAATCGTCAAG GATATTTTGATGCTAATCTAAGTGGTGTTATCATCATCCTTGCTGTCGTGGCTGCCGTGCTGATGTTTGGATCTCCCATAATAAAAAG AGCAAAAGTCATTCTGTGGCCGAGCATACCAAACCCCGGAAAGAGCAATGCAATGCAGAATATTGAAGGACCCTGTGAAATG GAACTCCTCGAGTGCTTCAGCACTCTGAAGGTAGAAGAGTGGGATACAAATAGTCTTCAGATAGTTGAGAAAGAAGCTGTGGTGCTTCCCAGCATTTTACCGTTAGTGCTGCCGCTTCTCCACAACTCAGAGGACGAGGGAGACTCCCCAGAAATGACCTGCAACTGGATCCACGGGGACACAGAGGACGCAACTGGAGACGTCCTGCCTGACGATACTACAGAAACGATCGCAAACGGGACACAGACAAACTTCCAGAGTTCGCCCTTTGCCTTCACAAGTGAATATACAACAatggaaatgtttcatcagGCGATGCCTCAGGGCATCTCAGCAAACACGGCCATCACTGAGGCGACAGAAGGTGATCCAGAGGACACACAGATGACTGAGACGAAGTCAGAACAGGACTACGTGGGACAGTTTGGCACCAGTCCAATCCTGGTCAGCGAGGAGATGTCCATGATTTTGTGA